The window CGGCGCAAGCGATCGTGGACGTTCTGCTCCGAAATCTGGGATAGCCGACCTAGGCCGGTAAAGGGTAATGTTGTTTCGGATTGGACGTTTCAGACCGGATGGAGATGAATCGTATGGAGGGGCCCCCTAGTGTGCTTCAGCATGCCTCCCTTGCGTCATCCTCCGCGGGCAAGTCAGAGAAACCGTAAAGGACCTTCTTGAATTCCGAGAAACCCAAGAAAACGTTCTGGCTTCATGTAGTCAATGTGATGACCGGCGTGGGATTGGCTCAAGCCGTCAACGTGGGCGTGTATCCCATATTGACGCGAATCTACAGCCCCGAGGATTTCGGAGTCCTGGCCCTGATCACTTCGCTCGCAGTGCCGCTATCCGTAACCGCGGGATTCGGCTACGAACCGGCCATTGTTCTTCCCAAATCCCGCGGCGAAGCTCAATCGATCCTGACGGTCTGCCAGGCTTTCATCCTGGTGAGCGTCATCGCCCTCTTCGTGGTGATCGAGCCTCTCAGAAACCCTCTGAGCGACTGGTTGAAAGCCTCCGAGCTGGTCACTCTCGCCCTGTGGTTCCCGGTTGCAACCGCCGTTTTGTCTCTCAATCGCGTTTACGACTATTGGCTGGCGCGGGAACGCCTCTTCCCTTTGATGGCGGTTTCCAAGGTTACAGGCGCGTCCGCCGGGGCGCTGACCAAGGTCGGCCTGGGACTTGTGACAAACGGGGCATCGGTGGCGTTGCTCATTGGATTCATGGCCTGCGAAGTATGTAAGGCCATGTGGGTGTTGATACGGACGGGACGAGACGTTCTTCCCCGACGGGTTTCATGGAAGGCATCCAAGGATCTGCTCGCGACTTACTCGAACTTGCCCAAGTTCCATCTTCCACATCTGCTGCTTCACTCGCTGGTATCCTATGTGCCCTTTGTCGTCTTTTCGGCCTTGTTCGGAGCC is drawn from Deltaproteobacteria bacterium and contains these coding sequences:
- a CDS encoding oligosaccharide flippase family protein, with amino-acid sequence MNSEKPKKTFWLHVVNVMTGVGLAQAVNVGVYPILTRIYSPEDFGVLALITSLAVPLSVTAGFGYEPAIVLPKSRGEAQSILTVCQAFILVSVIALFVVIEPLRNPLSDWLKASELVTLALWFPVATAVLSLNRVYDYWLARERLFPLMAVSKVTGASAGALTKVGLGLVTNGASVALLIGFMACEVCKAMWVLIRTGRDVLPRRVSWKASKDLLATYSNLPKFHLPHLLLHSLVSYVPFVVFSALFGANMVGLFSLGMRMVLVPIELTTQSVAQVFYQRSVAEVRGGGDLAGLVAKTTGHLVLIGMGPFLLMSLSGQWLFHWIFGSQWVEAGLCAQILAPAVFFEFVSTPVVLFNTLGRQKEGLIWQAQYFILTVVALVLGALAMSETVAVVLLSLAILVAHVRLLRVNFTLCGARWSLVLHEMESVIRRLARKAEGLFHG